A genomic stretch from Kogia breviceps isolate mKogBre1 chromosome 1, mKogBre1 haplotype 1, whole genome shotgun sequence includes:
- the SELENBP1 gene encoding methanethiol oxidase isoform X2 gives MATKCGKCGPGYPSPLEAMKGPREEIVYLPCIYRNTNTEAPDYLATVDVDPKSPQYCQVIHRLPMPHLKDELHHSGWNTCSSCFGDSTKSRTKLLLPSLISSRIYVVDVGTEPRAPKLHKVVEPKDIHAKCDLGYLHTTHCLASGEVMISSLGDPKGNGKGGFVLLDGETFEVKGTWERPGGAAPMGYDFWYQPRHNVMVSTEWAAPKVLQDGFNPADVEAGLYGSHLHVWDWQRHEMVQTLTLQDGLIPLEVRFLHNPAADQGFVGCALSSNIQRFYKNEGGTWSVEKVIQVPPKKVKGWMLPEMPGLITDILLSLDDRFLYFSNWLHGDLRQYDISDPQRPRLTGQLFLGGSIVKGGPVQVLEDQELKSQPEPLVVKGKQVAGGPQMIQLSLDGKRLYVTTSLYSAWDKQFYPDLIREGSVMLQIDVDTVKGGLKLNPNFLVDFGKEPLGPALAHELRYPGGDCSSDIWL, from the exons ATGG CTACGAAATGTGGGAAGTGTGGACCTGGCTACCCTTCACCTCTGGAGGCCATGAAAG GACCCAGGGAGGAGATTGTCTACCTGCCCTGTATCTACCGAAACACAAACACTGAGGCCCCGGATTATCTGGCCACTGTGGACGTTGACCCCAAGTCTCCCCAGTATTGCCAG GTCATCCACCGGCTGCCCATGCCCCACCTGAAGGACGAGCTGCATCACTCAGGATGGAACACCTGCAGCAGCTGCTTCGGGGACAGCACCAAGTCGCGCACCAAGCTGCTGCTGCCCAGTCTCATCTCCTCCCGAATTTATGTGGTGGATGTGGGCACCGAGCCCCGCGCTCCGAAGCTGCACAAG GTTGTTGAGCCCAAGGACATCCATGCCAAGTGTGACCTGGGCTACCTCCACACCACCCACTGCCTGGCCAGTGGGGAGGTGATGATCAGTTCCTTGGGAGACCCCAAGGGCAATGGCAAAG GGGGTTTTGTGCTGCTGGACGGAGAGACGTTTGAGGTGAAGGGCACGTGGGAGCGGCCTGGAGGCGCTGCGCCTATGGGCTATGACTTCTGGTACCAGCCTCGACACAATGTCATGGTCAGCACTGAATGGGCAGCTCCCAAAGTCTTACAAGATGGCTTCAACCCCGCTGATGTTGAGGCGG GGCTGTATGGGAGCCACTTACATGTGTGGGACTGGCAGCGCCATGAGATGGTGCAGACCCTGACTCTACAGGACGGCCTCATCCCCCTGGAGGTCCGCTTCCTGCACAACCCAGCCGCTGATCAGGGCTTTGTGGGCTGTGCCCTCAGCTCCAACATCCAGCGCTTCTATAAGAATGAG GGAGGTACTTGGTCAGTGGAGAAGGTGATCCAGGTGCCCCCCAAGAAAGTGAAGGGCTGGATGCTGCCTGAAATGCCAG GCCTGATCACTGACATCCTGCTGTCCCTGGACGACCGCTTCCTCTACTTCAGCAACTGGCTGCATGGGGATCTGCGGCAGTATGACATCTCTGACCCGCAGAGGCCCCGCCTCACGGGACAG CTCTTCCTAGGGGGCAGCATTGTTAAGGGAGGCCCCGTGCAGGTGCTGGAGGACCAGGAGCTAAAATCCCAGCCAGAGCCCCTGGTGGTCAAG GGGAAACAAGTGGCTGGAGGCCCTCAGATGATCCAGCTTAGCCTGGATGGGAAGCGTCTGTATGTCACCACGTCGCTGTACAGTGCCTGGGACAAGCAGTTTTACCCTGATCTCATCAG GGAAGGCTCTGTGATGCTGCAGATCGATGTAGACACAGTAAAGGGAGGGCTGAAATTGAACCCCAACTTCCTGGTAGACTTTGGGAAGGAGCCCCTCGGCCCAGCCCTGGCCCATGAGCTCCGCTACCCTGGGGGCGACTGCAGCTCTGACATCTGGCTCTGA
- the SELENBP1 gene encoding methanethiol oxidase isoform X3 → MKGPREEIVYLPCIYRNTNTEAPDYLATVDVDPKSPQYCQVIHRLPMPHLKDELHHSGWNTCSSCFGDSTKSRTKLLLPSLISSRIYVVDVGTEPRAPKLHKVVEPKDIHAKCDLGYLHTTHCLASGEVMISSLGDPKGNGKGGFVLLDGETFEVKGTWERPGGAAPMGYDFWYQPRHNVMVSTEWAAPKVLQDGFNPADVEAGLYGSHLHVWDWQRHEMVQTLTLQDGLIPLEVRFLHNPAADQGFVGCALSSNIQRFYKNEGGTWSVEKVIQVPPKKVKGWMLPEMPGLITDILLSLDDRFLYFSNWLHGDLRQYDISDPQRPRLTGQLFLGGSIVKGGPVQVLEDQELKSQPEPLVVKGKQVAGGPQMIQLSLDGKRLYVTTSLYSAWDKQFYPDLIREGSVMLQIDVDTVKGGLKLNPNFLVDFGKEPLGPALAHELRYPGGDCSSDIWL, encoded by the exons ATGAAAG GACCCAGGGAGGAGATTGTCTACCTGCCCTGTATCTACCGAAACACAAACACTGAGGCCCCGGATTATCTGGCCACTGTGGACGTTGACCCCAAGTCTCCCCAGTATTGCCAG GTCATCCACCGGCTGCCCATGCCCCACCTGAAGGACGAGCTGCATCACTCAGGATGGAACACCTGCAGCAGCTGCTTCGGGGACAGCACCAAGTCGCGCACCAAGCTGCTGCTGCCCAGTCTCATCTCCTCCCGAATTTATGTGGTGGATGTGGGCACCGAGCCCCGCGCTCCGAAGCTGCACAAG GTTGTTGAGCCCAAGGACATCCATGCCAAGTGTGACCTGGGCTACCTCCACACCACCCACTGCCTGGCCAGTGGGGAGGTGATGATCAGTTCCTTGGGAGACCCCAAGGGCAATGGCAAAG GGGGTTTTGTGCTGCTGGACGGAGAGACGTTTGAGGTGAAGGGCACGTGGGAGCGGCCTGGAGGCGCTGCGCCTATGGGCTATGACTTCTGGTACCAGCCTCGACACAATGTCATGGTCAGCACTGAATGGGCAGCTCCCAAAGTCTTACAAGATGGCTTCAACCCCGCTGATGTTGAGGCGG GGCTGTATGGGAGCCACTTACATGTGTGGGACTGGCAGCGCCATGAGATGGTGCAGACCCTGACTCTACAGGACGGCCTCATCCCCCTGGAGGTCCGCTTCCTGCACAACCCAGCCGCTGATCAGGGCTTTGTGGGCTGTGCCCTCAGCTCCAACATCCAGCGCTTCTATAAGAATGAG GGAGGTACTTGGTCAGTGGAGAAGGTGATCCAGGTGCCCCCCAAGAAAGTGAAGGGCTGGATGCTGCCTGAAATGCCAG GCCTGATCACTGACATCCTGCTGTCCCTGGACGACCGCTTCCTCTACTTCAGCAACTGGCTGCATGGGGATCTGCGGCAGTATGACATCTCTGACCCGCAGAGGCCCCGCCTCACGGGACAG CTCTTCCTAGGGGGCAGCATTGTTAAGGGAGGCCCCGTGCAGGTGCTGGAGGACCAGGAGCTAAAATCCCAGCCAGAGCCCCTGGTGGTCAAG GGGAAACAAGTGGCTGGAGGCCCTCAGATGATCCAGCTTAGCCTGGATGGGAAGCGTCTGTATGTCACCACGTCGCTGTACAGTGCCTGGGACAAGCAGTTTTACCCTGATCTCATCAG GGAAGGCTCTGTGATGCTGCAGATCGATGTAGACACAGTAAAGGGAGGGCTGAAATTGAACCCCAACTTCCTGGTAGACTTTGGGAAGGAGCCCCTCGGCCCAGCCCTGGCCCATGAGCTCCGCTACCCTGGGGGCGACTGCAGCTCTGACATCTGGCTCTGA
- the SELENBP1 gene encoding methanethiol oxidase isoform X1: protein MLGYLKPKSRRVGRNLPRTPAQPSVSARSWQALREQSAPASSMATKCGKCGPGYPSPLEAMKGPREEIVYLPCIYRNTNTEAPDYLATVDVDPKSPQYCQVIHRLPMPHLKDELHHSGWNTCSSCFGDSTKSRTKLLLPSLISSRIYVVDVGTEPRAPKLHKVVEPKDIHAKCDLGYLHTTHCLASGEVMISSLGDPKGNGKGGFVLLDGETFEVKGTWERPGGAAPMGYDFWYQPRHNVMVSTEWAAPKVLQDGFNPADVEAGLYGSHLHVWDWQRHEMVQTLTLQDGLIPLEVRFLHNPAADQGFVGCALSSNIQRFYKNEGGTWSVEKVIQVPPKKVKGWMLPEMPGLITDILLSLDDRFLYFSNWLHGDLRQYDISDPQRPRLTGQLFLGGSIVKGGPVQVLEDQELKSQPEPLVVKGKQVAGGPQMIQLSLDGKRLYVTTSLYSAWDKQFYPDLIREGSVMLQIDVDTVKGGLKLNPNFLVDFGKEPLGPALAHELRYPGGDCSSDIWL, encoded by the exons ATGTTGGGCTACCTGAAGCCAAAAAGCAGAAGAGTAGGGAGGAA CCTGCCTCGGACACCAGCACAGCCCTCCGTCTCTGCCCGCTCCTGGCAGGCCCTTCGGGAGCAAAGCGCACCAGCAAGCAGCATGG CTACGAAATGTGGGAAGTGTGGACCTGGCTACCCTTCACCTCTGGAGGCCATGAAAG GACCCAGGGAGGAGATTGTCTACCTGCCCTGTATCTACCGAAACACAAACACTGAGGCCCCGGATTATCTGGCCACTGTGGACGTTGACCCCAAGTCTCCCCAGTATTGCCAG GTCATCCACCGGCTGCCCATGCCCCACCTGAAGGACGAGCTGCATCACTCAGGATGGAACACCTGCAGCAGCTGCTTCGGGGACAGCACCAAGTCGCGCACCAAGCTGCTGCTGCCCAGTCTCATCTCCTCCCGAATTTATGTGGTGGATGTGGGCACCGAGCCCCGCGCTCCGAAGCTGCACAAG GTTGTTGAGCCCAAGGACATCCATGCCAAGTGTGACCTGGGCTACCTCCACACCACCCACTGCCTGGCCAGTGGGGAGGTGATGATCAGTTCCTTGGGAGACCCCAAGGGCAATGGCAAAG GGGGTTTTGTGCTGCTGGACGGAGAGACGTTTGAGGTGAAGGGCACGTGGGAGCGGCCTGGAGGCGCTGCGCCTATGGGCTATGACTTCTGGTACCAGCCTCGACACAATGTCATGGTCAGCACTGAATGGGCAGCTCCCAAAGTCTTACAAGATGGCTTCAACCCCGCTGATGTTGAGGCGG GGCTGTATGGGAGCCACTTACATGTGTGGGACTGGCAGCGCCATGAGATGGTGCAGACCCTGACTCTACAGGACGGCCTCATCCCCCTGGAGGTCCGCTTCCTGCACAACCCAGCCGCTGATCAGGGCTTTGTGGGCTGTGCCCTCAGCTCCAACATCCAGCGCTTCTATAAGAATGAG GGAGGTACTTGGTCAGTGGAGAAGGTGATCCAGGTGCCCCCCAAGAAAGTGAAGGGCTGGATGCTGCCTGAAATGCCAG GCCTGATCACTGACATCCTGCTGTCCCTGGACGACCGCTTCCTCTACTTCAGCAACTGGCTGCATGGGGATCTGCGGCAGTATGACATCTCTGACCCGCAGAGGCCCCGCCTCACGGGACAG CTCTTCCTAGGGGGCAGCATTGTTAAGGGAGGCCCCGTGCAGGTGCTGGAGGACCAGGAGCTAAAATCCCAGCCAGAGCCCCTGGTGGTCAAG GGGAAACAAGTGGCTGGAGGCCCTCAGATGATCCAGCTTAGCCTGGATGGGAAGCGTCTGTATGTCACCACGTCGCTGTACAGTGCCTGGGACAAGCAGTTTTACCCTGATCTCATCAG GGAAGGCTCTGTGATGCTGCAGATCGATGTAGACACAGTAAAGGGAGGGCTGAAATTGAACCCCAACTTCCTGGTAGACTTTGGGAAGGAGCCCCTCGGCCCAGCCCTGGCCCATGAGCTCCGCTACCCTGGGGGCGACTGCAGCTCTGACATCTGGCTCTGA